The genomic DNA AAGAAGGCGAACTGCTTGCGCGCGTCTTCCGCGAGCCAAGTGCGGTGCTCTGGCGTGTCGAGCCAGAAGCCGGGGGCATTTTCCGGGCCGGGGGTCATGACAGCTCGTAGAGCGAGATTTCGACGCGGGTGGCGCGGCGTCCGCCGATGCCGATGAAGAGCTGTTTGTTGACCCATGCGTAGCGCGGATCGCCGGTTTCGAGGCGGCAATGGGTGCGCATGTAATACTCCATCGGGTCGACATCCTCGCCCGCCGCGACGCGGGCCATAACCTCGGGCGGGCCGTGGCGGAGGCCGAAGTTGATGATCTCGATCACCGCGCCGTCATGGGTGCGCATGGCGTAGCGGGTATCGAGCTCGGCCAGTCCGCCTTCGAAGATGGTTTGCCAGTCGGCACCTAGGTTGAGCACCTCGCCGCTGATCCGCTCGCCGGTGACGGTGCCGCCGATGATGGGGATGATCCGGCGTTGCCCGGCGCGGCCCGGACCCATCTCGATGATGGGGTCAAGCTCGACGGTGAGGTCAAAGGCGTGGGTGAGGGGCGGGGCGTTGAAATACATCGGCGGTCTCCTGAGGTGCGAGACTAGCGGCGGAGTTGGGGGAGGGAAAGCGGGCGGGCTCATCCACGGCTTTGCCGTCTCTTCGCTCGGTGTGGCCGCCGCGAGGACGGCTCGACGGGCGGACGAGCGCGCTGGCCTACCGCGCGAGCCAGCCGCCGTCGACGTTGATGACCGCGCCGTGCAGGTAGTTTGACGCGGGCGCGGCGAGGAAGACGGCGGTATCGGCAATGTCCTCGGGCTGGCCCCAGCGGCCTGCGGGGATGCGCTCGAGGATGGCGGCGTTGCGGGCGGGATCGGCCCGGAGGGCCTCGGTGTTGGCGGTTTCGATATAGCCCGGCGCGATGGCGTTGACGTTGACGCCCTGCGCCGCCCATTCGTTGGCCATGAGCTTGGTCAGCCCGGCGACGCCGTGCTTGGAGGCGGTGTAGGAGGGTACGCGGATGCCGCCCTGAAAGCTCAGCAGCGAGGCGATGTTGATGATCTTGGCGGGCCGTTCCTCGGCGAGTGCGGCCTTGGCGAAGGACTGGCAGGTGAAGAAGAGCGCCTTCAGGTTCACGTCCATCACCGCGTCCCAATCCTCCTCGGTGAAGTCAGTTGCATCGGCGCGGCGGATGATGCCGGCGTTGTTGACCAGAATATCATAGCCCGTCCCGGTGAAGACATCACGGGCGGCCATCGGGTCGGCGAAATCGAGCCGCATCTCATCGGCGCTGCCGCCGATCATCGCGAGGGTTTCATCGCAGCCGCGCCGTCCGGCGCAGGTGACATGGGCCCCGGCGCGGGCGAGGCCAACGGCGATGGCCTGCCCGATTCCGGCATTTGCGCCTGTGACGAGCGCCTTGCGGCCTTCGAGTGAAAATCTGTCGTTCATCATATCCTCCGTCCGGGCGCACCATGGCCATGCGCCGTGTGAATGGCAACGCCGGTTGACAGTGCCGCGCAGGCCGGAAAACGTGGCGCCGAGGAGGAGCGCCATGATCATCGACGCGCATCAGCATTTCTGGCAGGTCGAGCGGGGCGACTACGGTTGGCTTGACGAGAGCGTGGCCGCGATTGCGAAGGATTACGGCCCCGAGCATCTGGCCCCCATGGCGGGCGCCTGTGGGGTGGGCGGCACGGTGCTGGTGCAGGCCGCGCCGACGGTTGAAGAAACCGAATATTTGCTGGCCTTGGCGGATGACACCCCGTTGGTGCAGGGCGTTGTTGGCTGGGTTGACCTTGAAGGCGATGTGCCCGGCCAGCTTGCCCGCATCTCTCACCCGGCGCTGAAGAGCCTGCGCCCGATGTTGCAAGATATCGAAGATACCGACTGGCTTCTGCGCCCGGCCGTGATCGAAGGGCTGCGCTATGTTGCGCGGGCTGGGCTGCGGTTTGATGCGCTGGTCACGCCGCGCCACCTGCCGATGCTGGAGCGGTTCGTGGCAGACCTGCCAGAGCTTCCGGTGGTGATCGACCATTGCGCCAAGCCGGTGTTCTCGGGCAGCGATCCGGGGGCGGAGTGGCGCGCGGGAATGGACCGGCTGGCCGCGCATGGCCACGTGTTTTGCAAACTCTCCGGGCTGGCCAATGAGTATGGGCCGGGATGGAGCGCGGAGGGCTTGCGAGAGGTGGCAGGCCATGTGTTGAAGGCCTTTGGCCCGGAGCGGGTGATGTGGGGCAGCGACTGGCCGGTGCTGGAACTGGTGGGCGATTATAAGCGCTGGTTCGAGGCGGCACAGATGCTGACGCGCGGGCTTTCGGCCCAAGAGCGGGCAGCGGTGTTTGGCGGCACGGCGCGGCGGTTTTACGGCTTGGAAGACTAGGGAGAGCAGGGATGCAAAAAATGGGTTTTGTCATCGGGATTGCGCCTGAAAATATCCCTGAATACAAACGCTTGCATGCCGAGATCTGGCCGCAGGTGGCCGAGCGGATCAAGGCCTCCAACATCACCAACTATTCGATCTTCCTGCGCGAGCCGGAAAACCTGATGTTTGGATATTGGGAATATGTCGGCAGCGATTTCGAGGCCGATATGGAGGCTATCGCTGCCGATCCGGTGACGCGGGAGTGGTGGGCCGTGTGCGGGCCGATGCAGCGCCCGCTGGAGAGCCGCGCCGAGGGCGAGTGGTGGGCCGGGATGGAGCAGGTGTTTCACCTGCCCTGAGCCGGCCCCGCGCGCTCATCCCGGGTTATACTCGCGGTTGGCCTCCGGGTCTTCGGTGGAATAGCCGAGGCCTGCCAGCTCTTCCCAAACCGCCTCGGGCACATCCCATTCGGCCCAACCGACGGTTTGCGCCACCCGCTCGGGGCTGGACACGCCGATAACGGTGGAGGTGATGCGCGGGTCGCGCAGCGAGAATTGGAGCGCCACCGCCCCGACCGGCACCTGATGGCGGGCGCAGACCTCTTCAATCGCGCGGACGGGGGCGAGCGCCTCGTCATCGGCCTTCTGGTAGGTGATTTGCGGCATCACGGTGGAGCCCTTTGCCAGCACCCCGCCGGCGTAGGGCGCGGCGTTGAGCACCGTCATGCCCGCCTCATGCGCCCAGCTGAACATCTCGTCGGCGGCGCGGTTGAGCAGGGTGTAGCGGTTGTGGTTGAGGATCACGTCGAAGGGGCGCTCCTTGACCAGCGGGAACATCATATCGAGCCGGCCCATCGCGAGACCGACCTTGTCGGCGATGCCCTCCTCCTTCAGCTTGAAGAGTTCGTCGAGCGCGCCGCCGGGGCCGCGGATTTCTTCGAGGTCGCGGGCGTGCTCGGGGTCGTGCAGGTGCAGCAGGTCGACCCGGTCGACGCCCATCGCTGTCAGGCTCTCTTCAACCGACTGACGAACGCGGGCGGCGTCGAAGCGGCCTGTCTCCATGTCACGGTCGAGCTTGGTGGCGAGCACGAAGCCCTCGGGCAGGCCGCCGCGTTCGGCGATGGCCGCGCCGATCCGCTCTTCGGAGCGCCCGAAGCCGTAGTTGCGCGAGCTGTCGAGGAAGTTGCAGGGCCCGTCGAAGATGGCACGGAACGTGGCCCGCGCCCTCTCTTCGCTGACCTCGTAGCCATAGGTGCCGGGCATGTCGCCCAGGGCCGAGGTGCCAAAGCAGATCGAGCTTACCTTGGGGCCATCTTTACCGAGTGTTGCGTGCTGCATCGCGTCCTCCTTTGCGTTGCCGCCAACCTAGACGAGCGTCGCTCCGGCTGACAGGGGCAGACAACCCATTGTTGAGAAGAAATGAAAATTTCCCTTCCCACGCGCGGGTTGTCAGGTATCAATGTGGAGGCAAGCAGCCCTGCGGGACCGGCTCTTGAGGAGGAGGCCGCCCGCGCCACGAGGCTGGTGCAACGGGAGGATCGCAATGGTTGGGACGGCGCAAGCGCCTATCGTGGAACTGTCTGGAATTGGCAAATCCTTCCCCGGTGTGCGCGCCCTGCACGAGGCCCGGCTTGATCTGCGACCCGGCGAGGTTGTGGCCCTGATGGGGGAGAACGGCGCCGGAAAATCCACGCTCATGAAAATACTGACTGGCGTCTACCAGCCCGACGAGGGCGAGATTCGGGTGGAT from Oceanicola sp. D3 includes the following:
- a CDS encoding L-rhamnose mutarotase; amino-acid sequence: MQKMGFVIGIAPENIPEYKRLHAEIWPQVAERIKASNITNYSIFLREPENLMFGYWEYVGSDFEADMEAIAADPVTREWWAVCGPMQRPLESRAEGEWWAGMEQVFHLP
- a CDS encoding amidohydrolase yields the protein MIIDAHQHFWQVERGDYGWLDESVAAIAKDYGPEHLAPMAGACGVGGTVLVQAAPTVEETEYLLALADDTPLVQGVVGWVDLEGDVPGQLARISHPALKSLRPMLQDIEDTDWLLRPAVIEGLRYVARAGLRFDALVTPRHLPMLERFVADLPELPVVIDHCAKPVFSGSDPGAEWRAGMDRLAAHGHVFCKLSGLANEYGPGWSAEGLREVAGHVLKAFGPERVMWGSDWPVLELVGDYKRWFEAAQMLTRGLSAQERAAVFGGTARRFYGLED
- a CDS encoding aldo/keto reductase, whose product is MQHATLGKDGPKVSSICFGTSALGDMPGTYGYEVSEERARATFRAIFDGPCNFLDSSRNYGFGRSEERIGAAIAERGGLPEGFVLATKLDRDMETGRFDAARVRQSVEESLTAMGVDRVDLLHLHDPEHARDLEEIRGPGGALDELFKLKEEGIADKVGLAMGRLDMMFPLVKERPFDVILNHNRYTLLNRAADEMFSWAHEAGMTVLNAAPYAGGVLAKGSTVMPQITYQKADDEALAPVRAIEEVCARHQVPVGAVALQFSLRDPRITSTVIGVSSPERVAQTVGWAEWDVPEAVWEELAGLGYSTEDPEANREYNPG
- a CDS encoding DUF3237 domain-containing protein, with the translated sequence MYFNAPPLTHAFDLTVELDPIIEMGPGRAGQRRIIPIIGGTVTGERISGEVLNLGADWQTIFEGGLAELDTRYAMRTHDGAVIEIINFGLRHGPPEVMARVAAGEDVDPMEYYMRTHCRLETGDPRYAWVNKQLFIGIGGRRATRVEISLYELS
- the kduD gene encoding 2-dehydro-3-deoxy-D-gluconate 5-dehydrogenase KduD translates to MNDRFSLEGRKALVTGANAGIGQAIAVGLARAGAHVTCAGRRGCDETLAMIGGSADEMRLDFADPMAARDVFTGTGYDILVNNAGIIRRADATDFTEEDWDAVMDVNLKALFFTCQSFAKAALAEERPAKIINIASLLSFQGGIRVPSYTASKHGVAGLTKLMANEWAAQGVNVNAIAPGYIETANTEALRADPARNAAILERIPAGRWGQPEDIADTAVFLAAPASNYLHGAVINVDGGWLAR